Proteins from one Homalodisca vitripennis isolate AUS2020 chromosome 3, UT_GWSS_2.1, whole genome shotgun sequence genomic window:
- the LOC124357565 gene encoding endocuticle structural glycoprotein ABD-4-like produces MYTILAFCALLGVSLAAPQQPQTSPIPIIKYESEGPNPDGSYRWAYETGNEIQAEETGSVKNFGVPDQEIQSAIGSYSYTAPDGTRISITYTADENGFVPQGAHLPTPPPVPEAIQRALEYIAAHPEENGIDGAGSAPQPAVVSPNF; encoded by the exons attcTCGCTTTCTGTGCACTCCTTGGAGTGAGTCTTGCCGCCCCCCAGCAACCCCAGACCTCCCCCATCCCCATCATCAAGTACGAGAGCGAAGGCCCAAACCCTGATGGAAGCTACAGATGGGC ATACGAGACCGGTAATGAGATCCAAGCTGAGGAAACAGGATCCGTGAAGAACTTCGGAGTCCCCGACCAGGAAATCCAGAGCGCTATTGGCTCCTACAGCTATACTGCCCCTGACGGAACAAGGATATCCATAACCTACACCGCCGACGAAAACGGTTTCGTACCCCAGGGTGCTCACCTTCCCACCCCTCCACCTGTCCCCGAGGCCATCCAGAGGGCTCTTGAGTACATCGCGGCTCATCCAGAGGAGAACGGTATCGACGGAGCCGGTTCAGCACCTCAACCAGCCGTCGTCAGTCCCAACTTCTGA